In Turicibacter sanguinis, a genomic segment contains:
- a CDS encoding lipopolysaccharide biosynthesis protein: MRTKHSFFNMLATTIPNLILPILGFVKFSLFSSIYGSSINGLYSTLLQIMAVLNLVEGGFGMAFQQILYKPLADKNHKKVTELYNGAVYLFRWMGIIILVLGTIIGIVSPLFISKADPIPSGTIYLIYFLLLIPVVISYFLMGPNIVVQSDQQYYKINIGIQFITFIRSVLVVVLALLKVDLAIVLLVDGLLTIATYVYSRQKSLKLYPYLKNNHEERDLSALENTKHVFAHKISGVVLSNTDPILLSVFVATSVTNIYNAYNLICSSLQKILFSIVQAPIDSFGNLFSNENEEHKYATFLEYTNFAFFLSSVICSILFVVMRDFMMLWMKEEQYILSLFAVLLFSVNLFYLVSREPLLVVRNVNGLFKETKKIAYITAIANLLISLVLIKNFGITGILLGTFLSQFIFDFFMTVNLVYPRVFNLSPWYYYRLVLGRIGIMFVIGSISYMGWKLVFSSGTSSILVWFLGSAVLGTIVLIAHSILYFVFFNEFRLFVNRAKRIVLKK; encoded by the coding sequence ATGAGAACGAAACATTCGTTTTTTAATATGCTAGCAACAACAATTCCAAATTTAATTTTACCTATTTTAGGTTTTGTTAAATTTAGTTTATTTTCTAGTATCTATGGTAGTTCAATTAACGGACTTTATTCGACATTATTACAAATTATGGCTGTTTTAAATCTAGTTGAAGGTGGATTTGGAATGGCATTTCAGCAAATATTATATAAACCCTTGGCTGATAAAAATCATAAAAAGGTAACCGAATTATATAATGGGGCTGTCTATTTATTTAGATGGATGGGAATTATCATTTTAGTGCTTGGAACAATTATAGGAATTGTTTCTCCGCTATTTATTAGTAAAGCGGATCCGATTCCAAGTGGGACGATCTACTTGATTTATTTCTTATTATTGATTCCAGTGGTGATTTCTTACTTTTTAATGGGACCGAATATTGTCGTTCAATCTGATCAACAATATTATAAAATTAATATCGGAATTCAATTCATTACGTTTATTCGCTCTGTTTTAGTCGTTGTGCTTGCGTTACTGAAAGTAGATTTAGCGATTGTTTTATTAGTCGATGGACTTTTAACCATTGCAACATATGTTTATTCTAGACAGAAATCTCTTAAGTTATATCCTTATTTAAAGAATAATCATGAAGAACGTGACTTATCAGCTCTTGAAAATACAAAACATGTCTTTGCACATAAAATTTCGGGTGTGGTCTTAAGTAATACGGATCCTATTTTATTAAGTGTCTTTGTTGCTACTTCAGTGACGAATATTTATAATGCTTATAATTTAATTTGCTCAAGTTTACAAAAGATTTTATTTAGCATTGTGCAAGCGCCAATTGATAGTTTTGGAAATTTATTTTCAAATGAGAATGAAGAACATAAATATGCAACATTTTTGGAATATACGAATTTTGCCTTTTTCTTAAGTTCAGTGATTTGTAGTATTTTATTTGTTGTCATGAGAGATTTTATGATGTTATGGATGAAAGAGGAGCAATATATTCTTTCATTATTCGCAGTCTTGTTATTTAGTGTAAATTTATTTTATTTGGTGTCAAGAGAACCATTATTAGTTGTTAGAAATGTGAATGGTTTATTTAAAGAGACTAAAAAAATTGCTTACATCACTGCAATAGCTAATCTATTAATTTCTCTAGTATTAATTAAAAACTTTGGAATTACTGGGATTTTATTAGGAACATTCTTGTCTCAGTTTATTTTTGATTTCTTTATGACAGTCAATTTAGTTTATCCACGTGTTTTTAACTTATCACCTTGGTATTATTATCGTCTGGTTCTTGGACGAATAGGGATTATGTTTGTGATTGGATCCATTTCTTATATGGGATGGAAGTTAGTATTCTCATCAGGAACGTCATCAATTTTAGTTTGGTTCCTAGGATCGGCCGTTTTAGGTACCATTGTTTTAATAGCTCATAGCATCTTATATTTTGTATTCTTTAATGAATTTAGATTATTTGTTAATCGTGCAAAGCGAATTGTATTAAAAAAATAA
- a CDS encoding glycosyltransferase family 2 protein, whose amino-acid sequence MSQISVIIPAYNVAKYIDKCFKSLVTQTFKDFEVIVINDGSTDETLTLIREWEQKDSRFKVMDKQNEGVGKTRNLGLSLSSAPYVIFIDPDDYLHEEMLEKLYEGIRLSDASVAICEYYDCYEDSSEQFAISLPKFESETIDLMNHKEILFKINPAPWNKLIKKEILTANQLLFPTNYRSEDLAFTLMLLAHCEKIAMINQPLYYYLANRLNNVSSAYDERILHTLLALEASINYYKKLNKFKTFEDELEMVCINQALYELQKVIHIKDSSLALKIMNEFYDYLQQEFKGWTNNKYYQQQKANQSIKEKLRASIYESKMTLKLFYKFKS is encoded by the coding sequence GTGAGTCAAATTAGTGTTATCATTCCTGCGTATAATGTCGCAAAATATATTGATAAATGTTTTAAAAGTTTGGTCACTCAAACATTCAAAGATTTCGAAGTGATAGTGATCAATGATGGTTCTACAGATGAGACCTTAACTTTAATTAGAGAATGGGAGCAAAAGGATTCTCGTTTTAAAGTGATGGATAAGCAAAATGAAGGGGTTGGAAAAACACGAAACTTAGGATTAAGTTTATCGAGTGCTCCCTATGTTATTTTTATTGATCCAGATGATTATCTACATGAAGAAATGTTAGAAAAATTATATGAAGGAATCCGTTTATCTGATGCTTCAGTGGCCATTTGTGAGTATTATGATTGTTATGAAGATTCAAGTGAACAATTTGCTATTTCATTACCAAAATTTGAATCTGAGACGATTGATTTAATGAATCACAAAGAGATTCTGTTTAAAATTAATCCTGCTCCTTGGAATAAACTTATTAAAAAAGAAATTTTAACGGCTAATCAACTACTATTTCCAACAAACTATCGAAGTGAAGATTTAGCCTTTACGTTGATGCTATTAGCACATTGTGAGAAAATCGCGATGATTAATCAACCCTTATATTATTATTTAGCTAATCGTTTAAATAATGTTTCAAGTGCGTATGATGAAAGAATTTTACATACATTATTAGCATTGGAAGCTAGTATCAATTATTATAAAAAACTAAATAAATTCAAAACGTTTGAAGATGAATTAGAGATGGTTTGTATTAATCAAGCCCTTTATGAATTACAAAAAGTCATTCATATTAAAGATTCATCATTAGCACTTAAAATTATGAATGAGTTTTATGATTATTTACAGCAAGAATTTAAAGGCTGGACAAATAATAAATATTATCAACAACAAAAAGCGAATCAATCAATTAAAGAAAAATTAAGAGCTTCAATCTATGAGTCAAAAATGACATTAAAGTTATTTTATAAATTTAAATCTTAG